One Helicobacter pylori NCTC 11637 = CCUG 17874 = ATCC 43504 = JCM 12093 genomic window, TGATTGGGGGCATTAAAGAAACCCAAGAAATGATGGATTTTTCTATCAAACACAATATTTACCCTGAAATAGATTTGATTTTAGGCAAGGATATTGACACGGCTTATCATAACCTAACCCATGGGAAAGCGAAATTCCGTTATGTGATTGACATGAAAAAATCGTTTGATTAAAGGCTTTGACTCTAGCTCTTTTTTAAGAGCTTGAGTTGGATTAGGATTTTTTTGGCTAGTGCATGGAGTCCTAGGATTTTAAGGGTTTTACTAATAAGGCTCTTGATTGGTATTGAAATGCAGTATTTGAATAGTCTTCGCCTTGCGTTTTTAGGAATCTCATGAATGTGTAAAAAATAATGTTTTAAAAACATCTTAAAAGCGTCATGGGCAATCTGTTCTTCTGCTTTCCATAAAGGAAAGTAGTAATGATAAGCGGCAATGCTATGGTAGTGGTGCCATTTTTCTCCACCTATCTCCCCACCCCCTGTAATCAAATAAGACCAATCGCTCATAAATGGGGTTTTAGCCAAAGCGTTCAGCCATAAATCCGCTTTTAAACCAAAAGGATATGTCCAAGGCTTGATTTGAAAATAAGGATGAGAGTCATATTGTATAACGATAGGTTCTCTTAGGGCTTGTTTAATGGTGTTATGATAAATTGCATTGGCCACGCCCTTTAAATGCTCTTCAGAAAGACTATAATAGTGTGGGAAAATGCAATACTCTATTTTTAATGGCGCGATCTTTGAACGACAAAATTCTGTCAATTGCGGTTCTTTATCTATTTTTTGCGTGCGTATGATTTCTAATATTTTTTTACAAAATTGATTTTTTCGCTGGTAAGTTAAGTTGCAATAAAAAAAGCCTTCATACGGGTATATTTTGTCATAAACCCCATAAAAATAATTCTCATCATTTTCTTTAATGTTTAAGAAATCAGTGCTAAATTCGTTGCAAAAGATAACATCCACATCGCTCCACACCATTTTAGAATATTTTGGGAATAAATCCGC contains:
- a CDS encoding glycosyltransferase, encoding MTSSSSHSFKEQDFHIPIAFAFDKNYLIAAGACLYSLLESIAKANKKIRYTLHALVVGLNEEDKAKLNQIAEPFKEFAVLEVKDIEPFLDTIPNPFDEDFTKRFSKMVLVKYFLADLFPKYSKMVWSDVDVIFCNEFSTDFLNIKENDENYFYGVYDKIYPYEGFFYCNLTYQRKNQFCKKILEIIRTQKIDKEPQLTEFCRSKIAPLKIEYCIFPHYYSLSEEHLKGVANAIYHNTIKQALREPIVIQYDSHPYFQIKPWTYPFGLKADLWLNALAKTPFMSDWSYLITGGGEIGGEKWHHYHSIAAYHYYFPLWKAEEQIAHDAFKMFLKHYFLHIHEIPKNARRRLFKYCISIPIKSLISKTLKILGLHALAKKILIQLKLLKKS